One window of the Rhizobium sp. ARZ01 genome contains the following:
- a CDS encoding substrate-binding domain-containing protein, which translates to MNLTRRTLGKITFGLMSAAAFAVPSFAADMPKPFDKPGDVKIALVRYLSTGDFFQSYLAGVEAQAKALGVQLQVFDSRQDAALQADMVDQAIALGVQGIIIQHGLTESMKEAAQRAVDAGIKVVAFDVNVENEKIPQVEQSDRDLARLALEQAIKDNGESFKAGYVYVAGIAPLDRRDETWKEFKAKYSGINEAAQFGTMDNPIANSVANQARSVISANPDITVMFAPYDEFAKGVKIAVDEAGLSSGVKIYSADISTSDIAAMRESESAWAATAATNPAVVGQVSVRSLAMLLAGEDPGRQVIVPPTLITQKDLNDQDIKNMEELGVKLPQFAHAEVAMPAWMPKP; encoded by the coding sequence ATGAACCTTACTCGCAGAACCCTGGGCAAGATAACGTTCGGGCTGATGAGCGCGGCGGCATTCGCCGTGCCGTCCTTTGCAGCCGACATGCCGAAGCCGTTCGACAAGCCTGGCGACGTGAAGATCGCGCTCGTGCGCTACCTTTCGACCGGCGATTTCTTCCAGTCCTACCTCGCTGGTGTCGAGGCGCAGGCAAAAGCGCTGGGCGTTCAGCTTCAGGTCTTCGACAGTCGCCAGGATGCCGCACTCCAGGCCGACATGGTCGACCAGGCCATCGCGCTTGGCGTGCAGGGCATTATCATCCAGCACGGCCTGACGGAATCCATGAAGGAAGCGGCCCAGCGCGCGGTCGACGCGGGCATCAAGGTCGTCGCCTTCGACGTGAACGTCGAGAATGAAAAGATCCCGCAGGTCGAGCAGTCGGACCGCGACCTTGCCCGTCTCGCGCTCGAGCAGGCGATCAAGGACAACGGCGAAAGCTTTAAGGCAGGTTATGTTTATGTCGCCGGCATCGCGCCGCTCGATCGTCGCGACGAAACTTGGAAGGAATTCAAGGCGAAGTATTCGGGTATCAACGAAGCCGCCCAGTTCGGCACGATGGACAACCCGATCGCCAACTCGGTCGCCAACCAGGCGCGCTCGGTGATCTCCGCCAATCCTGATATCACCGTGATGTTCGCCCCCTATGACGAATTCGCCAAGGGCGTGAAGATCGCTGTCGACGAAGCCGGCCTGTCCTCCGGCGTGAAGATCTACTCGGCCGACATCTCGACCTCCGATATCGCCGCCATGCGCGAATCCGAATCGGCCTGGGCGGCAACGGCTGCGACGAACCCGGCCGTGGTCGGCCAGGTCTCGGTGCGTTCGCTCGCCATGCTGCTTGCCGGCGAAGACCCGGGCAGGCAGGTCATCGTGCCGCCGACGCTGATCACGCAGAAGGATCTCAACGATCAGGACATCAAGAACATGGAAGAGCTCGGCGTGAAGCTGCCGCAGTTCGCCCATGCCGAGGTCGCGATGCCGGCATGGATGCCGAAGCCCTGA
- a CDS encoding bifunctional aldolase/short-chain dehydrogenase — translation MENLWRDDEAEKVVASYTAKGVNRDLALRTYTTRLLGGEPRLVLHGGGNTSVKTEMTDLVGDTHAVLCVKGSGWDMCTIEPPGLPAVKVSPLLKSRKLEKLSDEDMVTLLRANLVDPAAPNPSVEALLHAFLPHKFVDHTHSTAILAIADQAKSREMSIELFGRKMGFVPYIMPGFALAKAAAEVFDQDPTVEGLILDKHGIFTFGETAKEAYDRMIHYVTVAEDHVKTNSRNPFTPAALPASLACPADIAPMLRGAVAVDKGEGRYDRMVSVFRSSPAILDFVNAAEVADMAARGVSTPDLSIRIKTGPMVLPSPAKDDLAGYRALIDEHVAAFAANYTEYFRSNDARDDVKRVMLDPMPRLTLVPGLGMFGHGRTFKDASIAVDVGEMWIEAARDAESVGRFEPVSRPDLFDLEYWSLEQAKLAGAKPKPFTGQVAVVTGGAGAIGAAVVKAFAAEGAHVMALDLDGEKAAAVAKAAGNNSIGIACDITDPVSVRAAFDKAVATFGGIDIVVSNAGAAWESPIATMDDALLRKSFELNFFAHQTVAQNAVRIMKAQKTGGVLLFNASKQAVNPGAKFGAYGLPKAATLFLSRQYALEHGADHIRVNAVNADRIRSGLLNDEMIANRAAARGLSVKEYMGGNLLGLEVTAEDVARAFVHHALAERTTADVTTVDGGNIAAAMR, via the coding sequence ATGGAAAATCTCTGGCGCGACGACGAAGCGGAAAAGGTTGTTGCCTCCTATACAGCGAAGGGCGTCAATCGCGATCTGGCGTTGCGCACCTATACGACACGGCTTCTGGGCGGCGAGCCGCGGCTGGTACTGCACGGTGGCGGTAATACCTCCGTAAAGACCGAAATGACCGACCTCGTCGGCGATACCCATGCTGTGCTGTGCGTCAAAGGTAGCGGCTGGGACATGTGTACGATCGAGCCGCCGGGCCTGCCCGCCGTCAAGGTCAGCCCTCTCCTGAAGAGCCGCAAGCTCGAAAAACTCTCGGACGAGGATATGGTGACGCTGCTGCGCGCCAACCTGGTCGATCCCGCGGCACCGAATCCTTCGGTGGAAGCGCTGCTGCATGCCTTCCTGCCGCACAAATTCGTCGACCACACCCATTCGACCGCCATCCTTGCCATCGCCGACCAGGCCAAGAGCCGGGAAATGAGCATCGAACTCTTCGGGAGGAAGATGGGCTTCGTGCCCTATATCATGCCCGGTTTCGCGCTCGCCAAGGCGGCGGCCGAGGTGTTCGATCAGGACCCGACGGTCGAGGGCCTGATCCTCGACAAGCACGGTATCTTCACCTTCGGCGAGACGGCGAAGGAAGCCTATGACCGCATGATCCATTACGTCACGGTCGCCGAAGACCATGTGAAGACTAACAGCCGAAACCCCTTCACACCGGCCGCCCTGCCCGCTTCACTGGCATGCCCCGCCGATATCGCCCCCATGCTGCGCGGCGCCGTCGCCGTCGACAAGGGCGAGGGCCGCTATGACCGCATGGTCAGCGTCTTCCGCTCCTCGCCTGCAATTCTCGACTTCGTCAACGCAGCTGAAGTCGCCGACATGGCGGCCCGCGGCGTTTCCACGCCGGACCTTTCCATTCGCATCAAGACCGGCCCGATGGTGCTTCCGTCGCCGGCAAAAGACGATCTCGCCGGCTATCGCGCCCTCATTGACGAGCACGTCGCCGCCTTTGCCGCCAACTATACCGAGTACTTCCGCAGCAATGATGCGCGCGACGACGTCAAGCGCGTTATGCTCGATCCCATGCCGCGCCTGACCTTGGTGCCGGGCCTTGGCATGTTCGGTCACGGGCGGACCTTCAAGGATGCGAGCATCGCCGTCGATGTCGGCGAGATGTGGATCGAAGCCGCGCGGGATGCGGAGTCCGTCGGCCGTTTCGAGCCGGTGAGCCGGCCTGATCTCTTCGACCTCGAATACTGGTCGCTGGAACAGGCAAAACTGGCGGGCGCTAAGCCAAAGCCGTTCACCGGACAGGTCGCGGTCGTCACCGGCGGCGCAGGTGCAATTGGCGCAGCTGTCGTCAAGGCCTTCGCTGCGGAGGGCGCGCATGTGATGGCGCTCGACCTCGACGGCGAAAAGGCGGCAGCGGTCGCCAAGGCCGCCGGCAACAATTCGATCGGCATCGCCTGCGATATCACCGATCCTGTCTCCGTGCGCGCCGCCTTCGACAAGGCGGTCGCCACATTTGGTGGTATCGACATCGTCGTCTCCAATGCCGGCGCGGCCTGGGAAAGCCCGATTGCTACCATGGACGACGCACTACTGCGCAAGAGCTTCGAGCTGAACTTCTTCGCCCACCAGACCGTCGCACAGAACGCCGTTCGCATCATGAAGGCGCAGAAGACCGGCGGAGTATTGCTCTTCAACGCCTCTAAGCAGGCGGTCAATCCGGGCGCGAAATTCGGCGCCTACGGCCTACCGAAGGCAGCAACGCTCTTCCTGTCGCGCCAGTACGCGCTGGAACACGGCGCCGACCATATCCGCGTCAACGCCGTCAATGCGGACCGTATCCGCTCCGGCCTGCTCAACGACGAGATGATCGCCAACCGCGCGGCGGCCCGCGGCCTCTCCGTCAAGGAATACATGGGCGGCAACCTACTCGGCCTCGAAGTGACGGCAGAAGACGTCGCCCGCGCCTTCGTGCACCATGCGCTTGCCGAACGCACGACCGCCGACGTGACCACCGTCGATGGTGGCAACATCGCCGCGGCGATGCGCTGA
- a CDS encoding sugar-binding transcriptional regulator: MPIRANDQIIHKAAWLYYNHGLRQDEVAQRLEISRASIAMYLRKAREMGIVTITTSSELFSDDVLARELEDATGLTTAWLVPEDRQAMDPAAEMPVVAASVFLELINKGDRIGVAWGRTVYHIADVMPFADLRSVTVVQLCGNLGAPYSYRPDQCTTEIARRLNAEGINIYAPLVLSSERLAEELRGEPVIKEQLATISDCELALYSVGGIEDDSHLVKCGALSAADMHAMGEKGAAGVIAGQLIDHDGQWMDCPHNRRCISADLNSIRAIRKRMLVVQEESKFDPLMAALKGGFASHLVITTSMARRVLDRWTRQGVGKGGSGKA; encoded by the coding sequence ATGCCCATCCGTGCCAACGATCAGATCATCCACAAGGCCGCCTGGCTCTACTACAACCACGGGCTGCGCCAGGACGAAGTCGCCCAACGGCTAGAAATCTCGCGCGCTTCCATCGCCATGTATCTGCGCAAGGCGCGCGAGATGGGGATCGTCACCATAACGACATCCTCTGAACTCTTTTCCGATGACGTTCTCGCGCGCGAGTTGGAGGACGCCACCGGACTGACGACAGCCTGGCTCGTGCCTGAAGACCGGCAGGCCATGGACCCGGCCGCCGAGATGCCGGTGGTCGCGGCTTCCGTTTTCCTCGAACTCATCAACAAGGGCGACCGGATCGGCGTCGCCTGGGGCCGCACCGTCTACCACATCGCTGACGTGATGCCCTTTGCCGACCTCAGGAGCGTCACCGTCGTGCAACTCTGCGGCAATCTTGGTGCCCCCTACTCTTACCGGCCGGACCAATGCACCACGGAAATCGCGCGCCGGCTCAATGCAGAAGGCATCAATATTTATGCGCCTCTCGTTCTATCCTCCGAGCGGCTCGCCGAAGAACTGCGTGGCGAGCCGGTTATCAAGGAGCAGCTTGCCACTATTTCCGACTGCGAGCTCGCGCTCTACTCCGTCGGAGGCATCGAGGACGATAGCCATCTCGTCAAGTGCGGCGCGCTTTCGGCCGCGGACATGCATGCCATGGGCGAGAAGGGCGCTGCCGGCGTCATCGCCGGCCAGCTCATCGACCACGACGGCCAATGGATGGACTGTCCGCACAACCGACGTTGCATTTCGGCCGATCTCAATTCCATCCGTGCGATCCGCAAGCGGATGCTCGTCGTGCAGGAGGAAAGCAAGTTCGATCCGCTAATGGCGGCGCTGAAGGGCGGTTTTGCCTCACATCTCGTCATCACCACCTCGATGGCGCGACGGGTCTTGGATCGCTGGACCCGTCAAGGGGTTGGCAAGGGCGGCTCGGGTAAGGCTTGA
- a CDS encoding PLP-dependent aminotransferase family protein: MFKHSQLESVKAWVAHPAHATMPLHARIQRSIRQLIVDGALGPGKPLPASRALAKSLGVSRDTIEASYAQLHAEGFIDRRVGSGSFVAEMTEFTPGHRLSQRDALLRNRAAPNLSKRGASMFRSGGVRELLSPRPFAHGVPETRTFPLQLWERLERQVRKEVGAQGLLHGDPQGTEPLRCAIADYVNLERGARATADRVLVLTSSQQAMSLCANMLLDPGDRLFIEDPAYYGARKAFDAAGLECVPIRVDRQGIVVDQITAEPRRAKAVFLTPSHQFPTGATLTLDRRLALIEWAARNQAWIIEDDYDSEFHYAGKPTACVQGLDPHDRTIYIGTFTKSLFPGLRIGYVVLPPQLVKPMTVARTLLDGHTAPMAQLTLARFMEGGHFGAHVRTMRGVYAERLDVLAGLVSTHLSNFVEPRVPIGGLQMPCVLTCDLSERTAIDAAQRVGIELLGLSALHAASDGKAGFLMGFAAYTPLEIEVAVKKLASALRAVMKP, from the coding sequence TTGTTCAAGCATTCACAACTCGAATCCGTAAAAGCGTGGGTTGCCCACCCCGCCCATGCGACGATGCCGCTTCACGCGCGGATACAGCGGTCAATCCGCCAACTGATCGTCGACGGTGCGCTGGGACCGGGTAAACCGCTGCCGGCCTCTCGCGCGCTCGCCAAATCGCTCGGCGTTTCGCGCGATACGATCGAGGCGTCCTATGCTCAGCTTCACGCCGAAGGTTTCATCGACCGGCGCGTGGGCAGCGGCAGCTTCGTCGCGGAGATGACGGAATTCACGCCTGGTCATCGCCTCTCGCAGCGAGATGCACTCTTGCGCAACCGGGCGGCCCCAAACCTCAGCAAACGCGGTGCTAGCATGTTTCGCAGCGGCGGCGTGCGCGAACTGCTTTCGCCGCGGCCCTTCGCGCATGGTGTGCCGGAAACGCGCACCTTTCCGCTTCAGCTCTGGGAGCGCCTGGAGCGGCAGGTGCGCAAAGAAGTTGGCGCGCAGGGTCTGCTTCACGGCGATCCGCAGGGCACCGAGCCGCTTCGCTGCGCCATCGCAGACTATGTGAACCTTGAACGCGGTGCGCGCGCCACAGCCGACCGCGTGCTGGTGCTGACCAGTTCGCAGCAGGCCATGTCGCTATGCGCGAATATGCTGCTCGATCCCGGTGATCGGCTCTTCATCGAAGATCCTGCCTATTACGGTGCGCGCAAGGCGTTCGACGCGGCTGGGCTGGAATGCGTCCCCATTCGAGTGGATCGGCAGGGTATCGTCGTGGATCAGATCACGGCGGAGCCGCGCCGGGCCAAGGCAGTCTTCCTGACGCCTTCCCACCAGTTCCCGACCGGTGCGACTCTGACATTGGACCGCCGCCTGGCACTGATCGAATGGGCCGCGCGGAACCAGGCGTGGATTATCGAAGACGACTATGACAGCGAGTTTCACTACGCGGGCAAGCCTACGGCCTGCGTGCAAGGCCTCGACCCGCACGATCGGACCATCTACATCGGCACCTTCACCAAATCGCTCTTTCCGGGCTTGCGGATTGGCTACGTCGTGTTGCCGCCCCAACTCGTAAAGCCGATGACGGTCGCGCGCACGCTGCTGGATGGCCATACCGCCCCCATGGCGCAACTGACGCTGGCCCGGTTCATGGAGGGCGGACATTTCGGCGCGCATGTACGCACCATGCGCGGCGTCTATGCCGAACGGCTCGACGTGCTGGCTGGCCTCGTCAGCACGCATCTGTCGAATTTCGTCGAGCCGCGCGTTCCCATCGGTGGGCTGCAAATGCCCTGCGTGTTGACCTGCGACCTCTCGGAGCGCACCGCCATCGATGCGGCGCAACGTGTCGGGATCGAGCTTCTTGGGCTATCAGCGCTGCACGCTGCCAGCGATGGCAAGGCGGGCTTCCTCATGGGCTTTGCCGCTTACACACCTCTGGAAATCGAGGTTGCTGTCAAGAAATTGGCGAGTGCGCTTCGGGCGGTGATGAAGCCATAG
- a CDS encoding benzoate/H(+) symporter BenE family transporter: MSSRSSPSPIRLNDLTHPIVAGLISVIVNYGGTFILVFQAAKVAGLNPALTASWVWSVSIGVGLTGLFLSWRYREPIITAWSTPAAAFLVTALSTTPYAEAIGGYMISAAAFVALGMSGYFEKVIRLIPPGIASGLLAGILLQFGVGAFGGASVDPLLVGLLIFAYVALKRFSARYAVVGILVLGLAFLLAQGRVDLSGLKLEFAAPAFTMPEFSLNALLSVALPLFLITLTGQYMPGMLVLRNDGFKTSANPIVTVTGFGSLIMAPFGSHAFNIAAITAAIATGKEAHEDPSKRWIAGIAAGCFYVLVGVFGVTLAAAFMAFPATFITTLAGLALLGTIGGSLAGAMADPASREAALITFLASAANITLLGIGGAFWGLLIGLVAYLVLNGRLPRRKRADLSVSKGAVK, encoded by the coding sequence ATGTCGTCCCGTTCCTCGCCTTCACCCATCCGCCTCAACGATCTTACCCACCCAATCGTCGCGGGCTTGATCTCCGTTATCGTCAATTATGGCGGCACATTCATTCTGGTCTTTCAGGCGGCTAAGGTCGCGGGCTTGAACCCGGCGCTTACGGCCTCCTGGGTCTGGTCGGTGTCCATCGGCGTGGGGTTGACAGGCCTGTTTCTGAGTTGGCGCTATCGCGAACCGATCATCACCGCCTGGTCGACGCCGGCTGCGGCGTTTCTCGTCACTGCGCTTTCGACGACGCCCTATGCGGAGGCGATCGGCGGCTACATGATCTCGGCGGCCGCCTTCGTCGCGCTCGGCATGTCGGGCTATTTCGAGAAGGTTATCCGTCTGATCCCGCCCGGTATAGCCTCGGGCCTGCTGGCCGGCATCCTGCTCCAGTTCGGCGTCGGGGCTTTCGGCGGCGCGAGTGTCGATCCGCTGTTGGTCGGCCTGCTGATCTTTGCCTATGTCGCCTTGAAGCGCTTCTCCGCACGCTACGCCGTGGTCGGCATTCTGGTTCTCGGGCTTGCCTTCCTGCTCGCGCAGGGCCGTGTCGATCTGTCCGGCCTGAAACTGGAATTCGCAGCTCCGGCCTTCACCATGCCGGAGTTCTCGTTGAACGCGCTGCTTTCGGTCGCGCTGCCGCTGTTCCTGATTACGCTGACCGGCCAATACATGCCGGGAATGCTGGTCTTGCGGAACGATGGGTTCAAGACGAGCGCCAATCCCATTGTGACGGTGACGGGTTTTGGCTCGCTCATCATGGCTCCGTTCGGCTCCCATGCCTTCAACATCGCAGCCATCACCGCAGCAATCGCCACGGGCAAGGAAGCGCATGAAGACCCGTCCAAGCGCTGGATCGCCGGCATCGCGGCCGGCTGCTTCTATGTGCTGGTCGGTGTGTTCGGCGTGACACTGGCCGCCGCCTTCATGGCGTTTCCCGCGACCTTCATCACCACGCTCGCTGGTCTCGCGCTCCTTGGCACCATCGGCGGCAGCCTCGCGGGGGCGATGGCCGACCCGGCTTCCCGCGAGGCGGCGCTGATCACCTTCCTCGCGTCTGCCGCCAATATCACGCTACTCGGCATCGGTGGGGCGTTCTGGGGACTGCTGATCGGCCTCGTCGCCTACCTCGTTCTCAACGGTCGTTTGCCGCGCCGTAAACGTGCCGACCTATCCGTGAGCAAGGGAGCCGTGAAGTGA
- a CDS encoding nodulation protein NfeD: MDIRRKLARHSRLSLRFVREFTLLFVLILSFHHPTASQDRIATVLQLNGAIGPAAAEYVRKGIQHASGREAALIVLQMDTPGGLDKSMRDIIRAILASPVPVAGFVAPSGARAASAGTYILYASHVAAMAPGTNLGAATPIALGRPPERDTGGDQNKPDGDRQQTSRSPEEAKAVNDAVAYISGLAELRGRNADWAERAVREAASLSATAALREHVIDFIAADRADLLAQAQGRLVRIGQVDVRLETSGLAMEDFEPDWRIRLLSVITDPNIALILMMIGIYGLIFEFLTPGTFVPGTIGAICLLLSLYALALLPVDYAGVALIALGVGLTVAEVHSPSFGALGLSGGLSLVLGAAILFDTDLSGFSVSWPMLVAIATVVLALSLATAFLAFISRGRRVTTGAEQMIGITGKVESWEGRAGFVIAHGERWRAVAGEPLSSGDEIRVVGRKGLTLEVAQRLQDT; this comes from the coding sequence ATGGATATTCGGCGGAAATTGGCGCGGCATTCGAGGCTCTCGTTGAGGTTCGTACGGGAGTTCACCTTGCTGTTTGTGCTGATACTGTCATTCCACCATCCAACCGCTTCGCAGGACCGTATAGCCACAGTTCTGCAGTTGAATGGCGCCATCGGTCCGGCAGCGGCTGAGTACGTGAGAAAGGGCATTCAGCATGCCTCCGGCCGCGAAGCGGCGCTGATCGTTCTGCAGATGGATACACCGGGCGGTCTCGACAAGTCGATGCGCGACATCATTCGCGCAATTCTCGCTTCGCCGGTACCGGTCGCGGGTTTTGTCGCGCCAAGCGGCGCGCGCGCCGCCAGCGCCGGAACTTACATCCTCTATGCAAGCCACGTTGCGGCTATGGCGCCGGGCACCAATCTTGGTGCCGCAACGCCGATTGCACTCGGACGGCCGCCGGAACGCGACACGGGAGGCGACCAGAACAAGCCGGACGGCGACCGGCAGCAAACATCGCGGAGTCCAGAAGAGGCCAAGGCGGTCAACGACGCCGTGGCTTATATCAGCGGCTTAGCCGAGCTGCGCGGCCGCAACGCCGATTGGGCGGAGCGCGCGGTGCGTGAGGCCGCCAGCCTCTCGGCGACCGCCGCACTGCGCGAACACGTGATAGATTTCATCGCCGCCGACCGCGCCGACCTTTTGGCCCAGGCGCAGGGGCGCTTAGTTCGGATCGGCCAAGTGGACGTGCGGCTTGAAACGTCAGGCCTTGCCATGGAGGATTTCGAGCCGGACTGGCGGATCCGCCTGCTCTCAGTGATTACCGATCCAAACATCGCACTCATCCTGATGATGATCGGAATCTACGGACTGATCTTTGAATTTTTGACTCCGGGAACCTTTGTACCCGGGACGATCGGGGCCATCTGCCTGTTGCTGAGCCTCTATGCGCTCGCCCTTCTGCCCGTCGACTATGCCGGCGTGGCCCTGATCGCCCTTGGTGTTGGATTGACCGTCGCAGAAGTGCATTCGCCGTCCTTCGGCGCACTCGGCCTAAGCGGCGGATTGTCGCTGGTGCTTGGTGCGGCCATTCTGTTTGACACTGACCTGTCGGGTTTCAGCGTCTCATGGCCGATGCTCGTCGCAATTGCCACGGTTGTGTTGGCGCTCAGCCTTGCGACAGCGTTCCTGGCCTTCATCTCGCGCGGGCGCCGAGTGACGACAGGAGCCGAGCAGATGATCGGTATTACCGGCAAGGTCGAGAGCTGGGAAGGCAGGGCTGGCTTTGTGATCGCACATGGCGAACGCTGGAGAGCGGTCGCCGGCGAACCGCTGTCCAGCGGCGACGAAATCAGGGTTGTTGGCCGCAAGGGGCTGACGCTCGAAGTCGCCCAACGACTGCAAGACACCTAG
- a CDS encoding slipin family protein produces the protein MDVFVDLAFYGVIILILLLAIASAIKILREYERGVVFTLGRFTGVKGPGLILLIPYVQQMIRVDLRTRVLDVPSQDVISHDNVSVRVNAVIYFRVIDPEKSTIQVEDFMAATSQLAQTTLRSVLGKHDLDEMLAERDKLNSDIQEILDAQTDAWGIKVANVEIKHVDINESMIRAIARQAEAERERRAKVINAEGEQQAAAKLLEAAEILARQPQAMQLRYLNTLNVLASEKSSTVVFPFPMELGNLLLPQAKGTKA, from the coding sequence ATGGACGTGTTTGTGGATCTCGCGTTTTACGGCGTTATCATCCTTATTTTGCTGCTCGCTATTGCATCGGCGATCAAGATCCTACGCGAGTACGAGCGCGGCGTCGTTTTTACGTTAGGCCGCTTCACGGGTGTCAAAGGGCCGGGTCTGATTCTGCTTATTCCCTATGTGCAACAGATGATACGGGTCGACCTACGCACCCGTGTGCTCGACGTGCCCAGCCAGGATGTCATTTCCCATGACAACGTTTCGGTGCGTGTCAATGCGGTAATCTATTTCAGGGTCATCGATCCCGAGAAGTCTACCATTCAGGTTGAGGACTTTATGGCTGCAACCAGTCAACTCGCGCAGACGACGCTTCGCTCGGTGCTAGGCAAGCATGATCTCGATGAAATGCTGGCGGAGCGCGACAAACTCAACAGTGACATCCAGGAGATCCTCGATGCGCAGACCGATGCGTGGGGCATCAAGGTTGCAAATGTCGAGATCAAGCATGTCGACATCAACGAATCGATGATCCGCGCCATCGCCCGTCAGGCGGAGGCTGAACGGGAGCGGCGGGCAAAGGTGATCAACGCCGAGGGAGAGCAGCAGGCGGCAGCCAAACTTCTCGAGGCCGCCGAAATCCTGGCTCGCCAACCGCAAGCCATGCAGCTTCGATATTTGAACACCCTCAACGTTCTCGCGAGCGAAAAGAGCTCGACAGTCGTTTTCCCCTTCCCGATGGAACTCGGCAATTTGTTATTGCCTCAGGCGAAAGGCACTAAAGCCTGA